From the Nodularia sp. NIES-3585 genome, one window contains:
- a CDS encoding Uma2 family endonuclease codes for MAYISQETLTKEDFLSQYQDNSRYELADGELIDMEPTGPHEMVGGKVATQIGIHLVAEKLPWFIPRTCLIYPFADAATVRRPDVVVLDETVLEREPLWEREPVITMGRSIKLVVEVVSTNWETDYARKVEEYALLGIPEYWIVDYRGLGGVAFIGKPKQPTFTVCQLAEDTYTLQQYRMNQVINSPLLPRLQLLLNDVLPRGVY; via the coding sequence ATGGCATATATCTCCCAAGAAACTCTCACGAAAGAAGATTTTCTCTCTCAATATCAGGATAATTCCCGCTATGAATTAGCAGATGGAGAACTAATTGATATGGAACCCACTGGACCACATGAAATGGTGGGTGGCAAAGTTGCAACCCAAATTGGTATACACTTGGTTGCAGAAAAACTCCCCTGGTTTATTCCTCGCACTTGTTTAATTTACCCCTTCGCCGATGCAGCTACAGTTCGTCGTCCTGATGTTGTGGTTCTGGATGAAACCGTTTTGGAACGGGAACCCCTTTGGGAACGAGAACCTGTAATTACAATGGGACGATCAATTAAACTTGTGGTTGAAGTTGTGAGTACAAACTGGGAAACTGATTATGCTCGCAAGGTTGAAGAATATGCACTTTTAGGTATTCCTGAATATTGGATTGTGGATTATCGCGGATTGGGTGGAGTGGCATTTATTGGTAAACCTAAACAACCAACTTTTACTGTTTGTCAACTTGCTGAAGATACTTATACTCTGCAACAATATCGCATGAATCAAGTAATTAATTCACCGCTTTTGCCTCGTCTTCAACTTCTCTTAAATGATGTTCTTCCTCGTGGGGTATATTAG
- a CDS encoding IS5 family transposase has protein sequence MNYKSIQQLKPRAFKRRFGVRRKTFKKMVKILKEFQSINKKNQSGSKPLLMIEEKILVTLEYWREYRTYFHIATSWGVSESTICRIVHRIESELMQSGMFRLPGKKALFQGGLSQPEVVVMDVTETPIERPKRKQQEFYSGNKKHHTLKSQLIINQETGEIICTFFGKGRCHDFALFKASGVHFHPEIQGFHDSGYQGINQYHSNSYTPKKKPKKRELSTLEKDYNRVLAKARIGIEHVNRRLKIFKIFGDTYRNRRRRYGLRCNLLAAIYNYELNLAVPKCQPSTIT, from the coding sequence ATGAACTATAAATCCATCCAACAACTAAAACCAAGAGCATTTAAACGCCGCTTTGGAGTGAGAAGAAAGACTTTTAAGAAAATGGTTAAAATTCTAAAAGAATTTCAAAGTATTAACAAAAAGAACCAAAGTGGCTCGAAACCTCTACTTATGATTGAGGAAAAAATTTTAGTTACGTTAGAATATTGGCGAGAGTACCGAACTTATTTTCATATTGCAACAAGTTGGGGAGTATCAGAATCAACTATTTGTCGCATTGTTCATCGTATAGAATCAGAACTGATGCAGTCAGGAATGTTTAGGTTACCCGGGAAAAAAGCCTTGTTCCAAGGTGGTTTGAGCCAACCTGAAGTAGTGGTAATGGATGTAACTGAAACGCCTATTGAACGTCCAAAAAGAAAACAACAGGAATTTTATTCAGGAAATAAAAAACATCATACACTCAAAAGCCAATTGATTATTAATCAAGAAACAGGAGAAATTATTTGTACTTTTTTTGGTAAAGGGCGCTGCCATGATTTTGCCTTATTCAAAGCTAGTGGAGTTCATTTTCATCCGGAAATACAAGGTTTCCACGATAGTGGTTATCAAGGAATTAACCAATATCATAGTAACAGTTACACTCCTAAGAAAAAGCCTAAAAAGCGAGAACTTTCAACCTTAGAAAAAGACTATAATCGGGTTTTAGCAAAGGCAAGAATTGGCATTGAACACGTCAATCGCCGCCTGAAAATTTTTAAGATTTTTGGTGATACATATCGTAATCGCCGTCGTCGTTATGGTCTGCGTTGTAACTTACTAGCAGCAATTTATAACTATGAGTTAAATTTAGCAGTTCCAAAATGCCAACCCTCAACTATAACATAA
- the psb32 gene encoding photosystem II repair protein Psb32, which produces MKQILKKILSLKKYLLRLVVPLLMVVLGASVFVSPALATGVYQIPNLTASDWVLDQSDIISRVNEGKISSTFEDLAKKTGNEVRFVTIRRLDYGETPESFSQELFEKWFPTPAAQANQTLVVLDTVTNGTAIVTGEEVKPLLTDSIAESVVSETLGVPIRDGNKYNQAFVDASDRLVAVLSGEPDPGPPIVIDTVQVEGTFTKAEDTDQGNATAWVVGLLIAATVIPMATYFVYQINQPSSEG; this is translated from the coding sequence ATGAAACAGATCCTTAAGAAAATACTTAGTCTTAAAAAATACCTACTTCGCCTAGTTGTACCCTTACTGATGGTAGTTCTAGGTGCTTCAGTGTTTGTCTCACCTGCATTAGCTACAGGTGTATATCAAATCCCCAACCTGACCGCAAGCGACTGGGTTTTAGATCAAAGTGACATTATTAGTCGCGTCAATGAAGGTAAAATCAGCAGTACCTTTGAGGACTTGGCAAAAAAAACAGGTAACGAAGTCAGATTTGTGACGATTCGTCGCCTTGATTACGGTGAAACACCAGAAAGTTTTTCTCAAGAACTCTTTGAAAAATGGTTTCCTACACCAGCAGCACAAGCTAATCAAACATTGGTGGTACTGGACACTGTTACCAATGGTACTGCTATTGTGACTGGTGAGGAAGTTAAGCCCTTGTTGACTGACTCTATCGCCGAAAGTGTAGTTTCAGAAACCTTGGGTGTACCTATCCGGGACGGTAACAAATATAATCAGGCATTTGTCGATGCAAGCGATCGCTTGGTCGCTGTCCTCTCTGGGGAACCAGATCCAGGTCCACCAATAGTGATTGATACTGTACAGGTAGAAGGTACTTTTACCAAAGCCGAAGATACGGATCAAGGTAACGCTACTGCTTGGGTAGTAGGACTGTTAATTGCCGCTACCGTGATTCCGATGGCTACTTACTTTGTGTACCAGATCAACCAACCATCATCTGAGGGCTAA
- a CDS encoding DUF4346 domain-containing protein has protein sequence MDLILEDLAAIDNKLSQRYIELDPGGYFIIYLDRGAGLIYAKHFTNVIDEKGLAVDPETGKVIPAKGKVERTHTTVFSGRTAKELGIKIFEQTQPCPVTQLDHAAYLGREFVRAEVALVSGQEYIQD, from the coding sequence ATGGATTTAATACTTGAAGATTTAGCGGCAATTGATAATAAACTTTCGCAACGTTATATCGAGCTTGACCCCGGCGGATATTTTATTATCTATTTGGATCGAGGCGCGGGGTTAATTTACGCCAAGCATTTTACAAATGTGATTGATGAAAAAGGTTTAGCCGTCGATCCCGAAACCGGCAAGGTAATTCCTGCTAAGGGTAAAGTGGAACGAACTCACACAACGGTTTTTAGTGGAAGGACGGCCAAGGAACTAGGGATCAAAATCTTTGAACAAACTCAGCCCTGTCCAGTCACTCAGTTAGACCATGCGGCTTATTTAGGGCGCGAATTTGTCCGGGCTGAGGTTGCTTTAGTGTCAGGGCAAGAGTATATTCAGGATTAA
- a CDS encoding TrkA family potassium uptake protein, which produces MNLSSIGFFRSLRRDNHQFAVIGLGRFGRSVCSTLHKLGYQVLATDVDEKLVADALHEEMVGHALQLDSTEPAALKEAGIFEFDTVIIAIGNYIQESIITTLNVKEGGVPHVVAKASSEVHRKLLKRVGADHVVFPEYEAGCALARSLTKPSILDRFDLDPENSIVEMIVPDEFHGRTISELQLRNRYGLNLLAVSQDGKFKINPEPTKRLERGTAMVVIGHNKDINRLPI; this is translated from the coding sequence GAGATAACCACCAATTTGCGGTAATTGGGTTAGGACGTTTTGGTAGATCCGTATGTTCAACGTTACACAAATTGGGTTATCAAGTACTGGCAACAGATGTTGATGAAAAGCTAGTAGCAGATGCATTACATGAAGAGATGGTGGGTCATGCTTTACAGCTAGACTCAACTGAACCAGCCGCACTGAAAGAAGCAGGAATATTTGAATTTGATACGGTAATCATCGCCATTGGTAACTACATTCAAGAAAGTATTATCACTACTTTGAATGTGAAAGAGGGCGGTGTACCTCATGTAGTGGCTAAAGCTTCTAGTGAAGTTCACCGTAAGCTATTGAAAAGAGTGGGTGCAGATCATGTAGTTTTTCCCGAATATGAAGCAGGTTGCGCCCTAGCGCGATCGCTCACCAAACCATCTATTTTAGACCGATTTGACCTCGACCCAGAAAACAGTATTGTGGAGATGATTGTCCCTGATGAATTCCACGGTCGCACAATCTCCGAACTGCAACTGCGTAATCGCTATGGCTTGAATTTACTAGCCGTGAGTCAGGATGGTAAATTTAAAATCAATCCCGAACCCACCAAGCGTCTAGAACGGGGTACAGCAATGGTAGTGATTGGCCATAACAAAGATATTAATCGCTTGCCGATTTGA